GTTCTGGTTATTTGCAGGGGTCGCGGAATGAAGTTTCGCGGCAGAGGTGGCCGAATGGGCCGCGGGATTCGTGGCGGACGtgggatgatgatgatgatgaaaggCTTCAGACCACCGGGTCACATGAGAGGCAGAGGCCGCGACGGGTTTACGAACGGATTTGGACCCATGAGGTCGTGCCGAAGAGTTCTTGAGTCTTATCCACGACGTCTTAGTTCACGacaaatcattctaatgaaCGTGTTTATGGAAAACTGCTTTTCTCTGTGTGTTGCAGGAGAGGCATGGGTAGGACGTGGCCGTATCCAGACATGCGCGGCCGTCGAGGTCGAGGCGGTCCGATGGGAATGAGCTTGGGTCCGCCACCGCCGCCACCTCCTCCGCCTATGCACATGAGAGGACCTCCTCCACACATGCACAGGTGTCTGCACCACTCCCTCAAATATTGGAGAAACACTTCAAAACCATGTACTGCGTTCAACCAAACATGTGCTGTTTTTTTAGCAGTATCTAGGGCTGGGTCAACTATCAATGTCTTGATCTTAATttcttctgtttttagttgatgTGTGAACAAAACGTCCTGCCCATCCATCCTTTTGTGcttttgttcctttttttataagaaacaaagtctctgcttttaaattctgtcaattttatctcaaaattcaaacaatgaatataatattatagCCCAAATAGTAATAAACGATTTCGgtaaaaatgaatacatttaaaaatgattacaATATTGATGTATTTGCTCTGAAATTACTTACTTGggtaaaatatttaatgtaagaACTATAACATTAAACGTTCAAATAACCAATGCTTTTTTAAACACATTGaggggctgtttacatgacattttcaactaaaaaccgAAAACTTTTTAATGCGTTTTGGCCATTAATTTATACGACAgtggcgttttgggggcctgaaaacgtgTTTCAAAGTGCAATTTTTTGAAAACTATACCATTATCATCTCTgtttaaactgcaaaaacgcaaatctgtgaaaacggtgacggcatgcacatgcatattatGTGTTCGTAGTCTATCCACCTTATCTTTCACTTGGAAGTAAGGTGTTTTCTGGGAATGAGCGAGACTTCCGATTTATTAGCCGCTATAGGGTATTAAtgagaagaatatcaaagtgcagtaaactatAAAATTAAGGTGGATAGACATGTGCGTTTGGTGCGAGTGCTCTATAAAAGTGCACacattttctttacaaagtgacatcgacTTGTCTAGCATGCGTAATACAGCGCCATTTtcgtggatccgtgtgaacggggatagATTTAAAatcgttgtcatctgtacaaagaaaaacttttctgtttttagtacttcgttgtcatgtaaacgtacccttgattattttaatttgtatgtAACTACAATATTGccgtttgtttttttttttatatatatatatatatatatatatatgtgtatatatatatatatatatatatgtgtgtgtatgaatgcatgcatgcatacataaaTGGCATTATGTACCAACATATCGTCGCTATTGGGTGGAAACCTCATATCTCCGTGTTTCATCGTTTTAATTTTCCTAAATCATtactattggtcaccctttCTGTATAGGTTTTGCAAgtatttaaccaatgaaaattactaaaaaaggGCTTGTGATTAAACCTCTGAACTCCATTGgctcctcaaactgtcagtcaaacttCATAACTCCGCCCACTTCTATTGTGAATGAAATGCCGCATTGCATCTgtgcttgtttgcaatgcaatgaTAAATAAAGAGCTGCTTTTTTGAATAAGTACgacgttttctttactcaaaaacgCTATATATCTCTTAGTCTAGCATTTGTCTTTGAGTCACAGCCAATACTGTCTGTGTGAAGCACTTTGTCTTTAATAACATGAGAATTTGGGCAAAAATCTGAGCGCCCACATAAAGCTACAGTAAACGTACTGCCTCAGATTTAAAACGCGTATCTCTGTGTTACTCCATTTAAGCTTGTTTTTGgtgaaatgt
Above is a genomic segment from Megalobrama amblycephala isolate DHTTF-2021 linkage group LG14, ASM1881202v1, whole genome shotgun sequence containing:
- the si:ch211-51e12.7 gene encoding splicing factor, proline- and glutamine-rich isoform X2; translation: MDADTEQVEETTEVTEATETPTQEEPSSDSKFRGRGMKFRGRGGRMGRGIRGGRGMMMMMKGFRPPGHMRGRGRDGFTNGFGPMRRGMGRTWPYPDMRGRRGRGGPMGMSLGPPPPPPPPPMHMRGPPPHMHRHGPPPPPPPPGHPAFRGRPPHPRGRSMMPPGPPRFFHPRGKQVRF
- the si:ch211-51e12.7 gene encoding splicing factor, proline- and glutamine-rich isoform X3 — protein: MDADTEQVEETTEVTEATETPTQEEPSSDSKFRGRGMKFRGRGGRMGRGIRGGRGMMMMMKGFRPPGHMRGRGRDGFTNGFGPMRRGMGRTWPYPDMRGRRGRGGPMGMSLGPPPPPPPPPMHMRGPPPHMHRHGPPPPPPPPGHPAFRGRPPHPRGRSMMPPGPPRFFHPRGG